A section of the Apium graveolens cultivar Ventura unplaced genomic scaffold, ASM990537v1 ctg7170, whole genome shotgun sequence genome encodes:
- the LOC141703884 gene encoding uncharacterized protein LOC141703884, translating into MELMGHQFTWERGRVPQVKTKSAAQYCFKFENAWLTERMCEQLVKDGWNENNMASVQQKVKACSDRLSVWGKEITGNFSRRIKECKESLKQLRGNSDRGSVERYDAVKKQLASILNQREIFWRQRSKQLRLQAGDQNSRFFHKLASNRRRNNQIHNLKDTYENWVDWEFGLDTLMERCFNDLFRATESDWKEVIECIPTIITDAQNVKFLKPIEEEEVKRALFQMNPDKAPGPDGMTPAFFQNYWKIVGKDIVDMVRNFSVMVVSNRLKETLDSVVSENQSAFMSGRLIYDNVMVSYEVMHYLKRKRRGRESHMALKLDMSKAYARIKWAYLKVMLTKM; encoded by the exons ATGGAGCTGATGGGGCATCAATTTACGTGGGAAAGGGGTAGAG TTCCTCAGGTTAAAACTAAATCTGCTGCTCAGTATTGTTTTAAATTCGAAAATGCATGGTTGACTGAGCGTATGTGTGAGCAATTAGTGAAAGATGGCTGGAATGAGAATAATATGGCTAGTGTGCAACAAAAGGTGAAGGCTTGCAGTGATAGGTTGTCAGTGTGGGGAAAAGAAATTACTGGAAATTTTAGTAGGAGGATTAAAGAATGTAAGGAGAGTTTGAAGCAACTTCGAGGGAACAGTGATAGGGGGTCTGTGGAAAGATATGATGCAGTAAAGAAACAGTTGGCCTCTATTTTGAATCAACGAGAGATCTTCTGGCGCCAAAGGTCTAAGCAGTTGCGGTTACAAGCTGGGGATCAGAACAGCCGATTTTTTCATAAGTTAGCTAGTAATCGTAGGAGGAATAATCAGATTCATAATCTCAAGGATACATATGAAAATTGGGTTGACTGGGAATTTGGCTTAGACACTTTGATGGAAAGGTGTTTTAATGATCTGTTTCGTGCAACAGAATCAGACTGGAAGGAGGTGATCGAGTGTATTCCTACTATAATAACAGATGCTCAGAATGTTAAATTTTTAAAGCCaattgaggaagaggaggtgaaaAGAGCACTGTTCCAAATGAATCCGGACAAGGCTCCAGGCCCGGATGGAATGACACCTGcattttttcaaaattattggAAAATTGTTGGTAAGGATATTGTTGACATGGTCAGAAATTTTTCAGTAATG GTTGTATCTAATCGGTTAAAGGAAACTTTGGATTCGGTGGTGTCGGAGAATCAGAGTGCATTTATGTCAGGGAGACTTATCTATGATAATGTCATGGTTTCCTATGAAGTCATGCATTACTTGAAGCGGAAGAGACGAGGAAGGGAGAGTCATATGGCACTTAAGCTTGACATGAGTAAAGCTTATGCCAGAATCAAGTGGGCATATCTGAAAGTTATGTTGACTAAAATGTGA